From a region of the Zingiber officinale cultivar Zhangliang chromosome 4B, Zo_v1.1, whole genome shotgun sequence genome:
- the LOC121977603 gene encoding lysophospholipid acyltransferase LPEAT1-like, with protein sequence MGWRRAVVVRCGIFASRAMLFTFGFYWIKESHMSLDNEVNEFEKPYAVVSNHISYVDILYHMSSTFPSFVAKRSVAQLSLVGLIRYFSSIILSFFYLLLTNFQLTF encoded by the exons ATGGGGTGGAGGAGGGCGGTGGTTGTACGGTGCGGGATATTTGCCTCTAGAGCAATGCTCTTTACATTTGGTTTCTATTGGATCAAAGAGAGTCACATGAGTCTCGACAATGAG gtcaATGAATTTGAAAAGCCATATGCAGTTGTCTCAAATCacatttcttatgtggatattctTTATCATATGTCATCAACCTTTCCAAGTTTTGTTGCAAAG AGATCAGTAGCTCAGCTTTCCTTGGTTGGTCTCATCAGGTATTTTTCTTctattattttatcatttttttacttGTTGCTtactaattttcaactaacatTTTGA
- the LOC121975130 gene encoding post-GPI attachment to proteins factor 3-like: MDRSWILVFLSFVCISSAANASEGDVDPLYRICIEQCGKTGTVGASSVQHCQFSADGVLVDGPWYMQEPLYVQWKQWNCRSDCQYFCMMQLEKEREELGLRPVKYHGKWPFKRWSVLQEPVSAILSALTLIIQFNGWLSFFLLSSYKLPLRPQSGRTYYEFTCLWHVYGLLSLNAWFWDAIFHTRSFDLTEKLDYSSSVVLLGYSLILAIFRTFNVKTEASRVMVAAPLVAFLTTHILYINFYELDYGLNMKVCMVIGIAQVLLWAVWAGVTRHPSRFKLWVVVVGGAIATFLELLYDFPPYKGYVDSHALWHATNIPLAYLWWSFVYEDAEFRTSALIKKTK; this comes from the exons ATGGATCGCTCTTGGATTTTGGTGTTTCTTTCGTTTGTGTGCATCTCCAGCGCTGCTAATGCCAGTGAAGGTGACGTCGATCCGCTCTATAG GATATGTATAGAACAATGTGGGAAGACAGGAACTGTTGGAGCCAGCTCAGTTCAGCACTGCCAGTTTTCAGCTGATGGTGTACTTGTTGATGGTCCATGGTATATGCAAGAACCCTTATATGTTCAATGGAAGCAATGGAATTGTAGGAGTGACTGTCAATACTTTTGTATGATGCAACTAGAAAAAGAAAGGGAAGAACTTGGTCTTAGACCTGTTAAGTATCATGGTAAATGGCCTTTTAAGCGTTGGTCTGTGCTTCAG gaGCCTGTCTCAGCTATTCTATCTGCATTAACCCTCATTATTCAATTCAATGGGTGGTTATCTTTTTTTCTCTTATCATCTTACAAACTACCACTTAGGCCCCAGAGTGGGAGGACATATTATGAATTCACTTGCTTGTGGCATGTATATGGGTTGTTATCACTGAACGCCTGGTTTTGGGATGCTATATTTCACACACG AAGTTTTGATTTAACAGAGAAGTTGGACTATTCGTCATCTGTGGTTCTACTTGGTTACTCCCTTATTCTGGCTATATTTAGAACCTTTAATGTGAAGACGGAGGCTTCAAGGGTAATGGTTGCAGCTCCTTTGGTGGCTTTTCTGACGACACACATCCTGTATATCAACTTCTATGAATTAGACTATG GGCTTAATATGAAGGTGTGTATGGTGATTGGCATTGCTCAGGTTTTGCTTTGGGCTGTCTGGGCAGGGGTAACTCGGCATCCTTCACGTTTCAAGCTTTGGGTGGTGGTTGTTGGTGGTGCCATCGCCACCTTTCTTGAGTTGTTGTATGATTTTCCACCCTACAAAGGTTATGTTGATTCCCATGCACTATGGCATGCCACCAACATCCCTCTTGCATATCTTTGGTGGAGCTTCGTTTATGAAGATGCTGAGTTCCGAACATCGGCTCTCATAAAAAAGACCAAGTAA